A part of Fimbriiglobus ruber genomic DNA contains:
- the floA gene encoding flotillin-like protein FloA (flotillin-like protein involved in membrane lipid rafts): MVWIVVAAVAALVFLIFLFVFFSFIRLWIQSLLTGANISIFNLVGMKLRKVNYEMLVNQKIALVQAGVRVTTEDLESHFLAGGKVPRTAAAVIAAHKAGLDLPWKTAAAIDLAGRDVLEAVRTSVNPKVIDCPDPAKGKQFLDAVCKNGIQLLAKARVTVRTKLERLVGGATEETIIARVGEGIVKAIGSAHDHKEILANPGLISQTVLHSGLDAQTAFEIVSIDIANLEPGDNIGAKLAADQATTDLRVAQAEAEKRRAAAVAREQEMQALVQENRAKVVLAEAEIPQAIAAAFREGKLGIMEYYNMRNLQADTTMRNNIAGMTGGQATDGSGRSGS, encoded by the coding sequence ATCGTCTGGATCGTCGTCGCGGCCGTCGCGGCGCTCGTCTTCCTGATCTTCCTGTTCGTCTTCTTCAGCTTCATCCGGCTCTGGATTCAGAGCCTGCTGACGGGGGCCAACATCAGCATCTTCAACCTGGTCGGGATGAAGCTGCGGAAGGTCAACTACGAGATGCTGGTCAACCAGAAGATCGCCCTGGTGCAGGCCGGGGTGCGGGTGACGACGGAAGACCTCGAATCGCACTTCCTGGCCGGCGGCAAGGTGCCCCGGACGGCGGCCGCGGTGATCGCCGCGCACAAGGCCGGCCTCGACCTCCCCTGGAAAACGGCCGCCGCCATCGACCTCGCCGGCCGGGACGTGCTGGAAGCCGTCCGGACGAGCGTGAACCCGAAGGTGATCGACTGCCCGGACCCCGCCAAGGGCAAGCAGTTCCTGGACGCCGTGTGCAAGAACGGGATTCAGCTCTTGGCCAAGGCCCGGGTGACGGTGCGGACGAAGCTCGAACGGCTGGTCGGCGGGGCGACGGAGGAGACGATCATCGCCCGCGTCGGCGAGGGGATCGTGAAGGCGATCGGCTCGGCCCACGACCACAAGGAGATCCTGGCCAACCCCGGCCTGATCTCGCAGACAGTGTTGCACTCCGGGCTGGACGCCCAGACGGCTTTCGAGATCGTGTCGATCGACATTGCGAACCTGGAACCGGGCGACAACATCGGGGCCAAGCTGGCGGCCGACCAGGCGACGACCGACCTCCGGGTGGCCCAGGCCGAGGCCGAGAAGCGGCGGGCGGCGGCCGTCGCCCGGGAGCAGGAGATGCAGGCACTGGTGCAGGAGAACCGGGCCAAGGTGGTGCTGGCCGAGGCCGAGATCCCGCAGGCGATCGCGGCCGCGTTCCGCGAAGGCAAGCTCGGCATCATGGAGTATTACAACATGCGGAACCTCCAAGCCGACACCACCATGCGGAACAACATCGCCGGCATGACCGGCGGGCAGGCGACCGACGGGTCGGGCCGATCGGGATCGTAA